GCCATTCCCCTGCTGGCCTTCGCCGGTGCCGCCCGGCGGCTGAAGCTCTCGACGGTGGGATTCCTGATGTACATCAACCCCACCATCCAGTTCCTGATTGCGCTTTTTGTGTTCCACGAGCCCTTGAGCACCGCAAAACTGGTGAGCTTTGGCATGATCTGGATGGCGCTGGGGATCTATTCCTGGTCGGCTTGGGGGCAAAGGGGGAGATCGTGAAACAGCGCATCACCGGCTATCACCAAGACGATGAAAATCATTGGGTGGCGCAACTGGCCTGCGGGCATAACCAGCATGTGCGTCATGATCCGCCCTGGGTGAACCGGCCATGGGTTGTTACCCCGGAAGGGCGGCAGTCCATGCTGGGGTTTGAGCTGGACTGCAAGAAGTGTGATGAGGGGGCGCCGGCAGACGAGCAGCCAGGCCCTCAGGCCATCGTCTCCAGATAGGCTTCCAGTTCGTTGGCCAGCCAGCCTACCACGGCGCCGCCCTGGGCTTGTTCTGACTCCAGGGCGCTGAACACCTTCCACCAACGCGCGCTGCGGTGATGGATGGTTTTCAGCTGTTCTTTCCGCAGTGCCTCAGCAAT
The window above is part of the Marinobacter sp. THAF197a genome. Proteins encoded here:
- a CDS encoding DUF3565 domain-containing protein; this translates as MKQRITGYHQDDENHWVAQLACGHNQHVRHDPPWVNRPWVVTPEGRQSMLGFELDCKKCDEGAPADEQPGPQAIVSR